Proteins from a genomic interval of Hydrogenophaga sp. PAMC20947:
- a CDS encoding YHS domain-containing (seleno)protein gives MNPEIRRRTAWMLLGASAFVAPMAWAALPAVYTGFFSQTALGGYDPVAFFEMNKPVKGDAQFTHDYSGVHWRFVNAAHRELFAANPQAYAPQYGGYCAWAVAEGSTASGDPMFWKIIDGKLYLNYDAEVQKRWEKDIPGFIAKADKNWPSVLGR, from the coding sequence ATGAACCCGGAAATTCGAAGAAGAACCGCCTGGATGTTGCTGGGCGCAAGCGCGTTCGTGGCCCCTATGGCCTGGGCTGCATTGCCGGCGGTCTATACGGGCTTCTTCAGCCAGACGGCGCTGGGCGGCTACGACCCTGTGGCGTTTTTCGAGATGAACAAGCCTGTCAAAGGCGATGCCCAGTTCACCCATGACTACAGCGGCGTGCACTGGCGGTTTGTCAACGCTGCACACAGGGAGCTTTTTGCTGCAAACCCACAAGCTTACGCGCCTCAATACGGCGGCTATTGCGCCTGGGCCGTGGCCGAAGGGTCGACCGCCTCGGGTGACCCGATGTTCTGGAAGATCATTGACGGCAAGCTTTACCTGAACTACGACGCCGAAGTGCAGAAGCGTTGGGAAAAAGACATCCCCGGGTTCATCGCCAAAGCCGACAAAAACTGGCCTTCGGTGTTGGGGCGGTGA
- the ligA gene encoding NAD-dependent DNA ligase LigA encodes MSTSDLFSEQPSPADRAVELRAQLHHHAHRYYTLDDPEIPDAEYDKLFRELQALEADHPELRSSDSPTQRVGGRVLEGFTPVRHVVPMLSINTETDTEPSGAVNFDNRIRRALERVDGDASVEYVAELKFDGLAMSLRYEAGVLVQAATRGDGETGEDVTANIRTVGQIPLRLPVGTPPVLEVRGEVYMRRDEFEGLNEKQRAKIAAGAKGEKTFVNPRNAAAGAVRQLDSGIAAQRPLSFFAYGLGDITPVDQGGPAFATHMEMLAQLKAWGFPVAEQTRVVSGADELVAFHQQIGNTRDQLPYDIDGVVYKVNSLALQRQLGFVSREPRWAVAHKYPAQEQLTRVLAIDIQVGRTGKLTPVAKLAPVFVGNVTVTNATLHNEDEARRKDVRVGDTVIVRRAGDVIPEVVSVLLDKRVGEPAQFTMPHVCPVCGSAAVREEDEADYRCTGGLFCGAQRKQAILHFAQRRAVEVEGLGDKLVEQMVDAGVVKTLPDLYKLGFTALASLERMAEKSAQNIVNALEKSKQTTLPRFLFGLGIRHVGEATAKELARHFGQLDRIMDASEEQLVEVNDVGPIVAQSLRTFFDQPHNREVVEQLRACGVHWEELEPAAQGPKPLSGKTFVLTGSFPKLSRDQAKELLEAAGAKVAGSVSKKTDYVVAGTDAGSKLTKAQDLGVTVLDEAAMLALLEAPGPT; translated from the coding sequence ATGAGCACCTCTGACCTTTTTTCTGAGCAGCCATCGCCGGCCGATCGCGCGGTTGAGCTGCGTGCGCAATTGCACCACCACGCCCACCGTTACTACACGCTGGACGATCCCGAGATTCCGGATGCGGAATACGACAAGCTGTTCCGTGAGTTGCAGGCGCTGGAGGCCGATCATCCTGAATTGCGCTCGTCTGACTCGCCCACGCAGCGCGTGGGAGGCCGGGTGCTGGAGGGCTTCACGCCGGTGCGCCATGTCGTGCCCATGCTGTCGATCAACACGGAGACCGATACCGAGCCCAGCGGCGCGGTGAATTTCGACAACCGCATTCGTCGCGCGCTGGAACGGGTAGACGGCGACGCGTCGGTGGAGTATGTGGCCGAACTCAAGTTTGACGGACTGGCGATGAGCCTGCGCTACGAAGCAGGCGTGCTCGTGCAGGCCGCCACGCGCGGCGACGGCGAGACCGGGGAGGATGTGACCGCCAATATTCGCACCGTGGGCCAGATCCCGTTGCGCCTGCCGGTAGGGACTCCGCCTGTGCTGGAGGTGCGCGGCGAGGTTTATATGCGGCGTGACGAATTTGAGGGACTGAACGAAAAACAGCGCGCCAAGATCGCGGCTGGCGCCAAAGGGGAAAAGACTTTTGTGAACCCGCGCAATGCGGCGGCGGGGGCGGTGCGGCAACTCGATTCCGGCATTGCAGCCCAGCGCCCCCTGAGCTTTTTCGCCTATGGGCTGGGCGACATCACACCTGTCGACCAAGGTGGCCCAGCCTTTGCGACCCACATGGAGATGCTCGCGCAACTCAAAGCCTGGGGCTTTCCCGTGGCGGAGCAGACCCGTGTGGTCAGCGGGGCGGATGAGCTGGTGGCTTTTCACCAGCAGATTGGCAATACCCGCGATCAGCTGCCCTACGACATCGACGGCGTGGTCTACAAAGTCAATTCGCTGGCTTTGCAACGACAGTTGGGCTTTGTTTCCCGGGAGCCGCGCTGGGCCGTGGCGCACAAATACCCGGCGCAAGAACAGCTCACTAGGGTTTTGGCGATTGATATTCAGGTGGGTCGCACTGGCAAGCTCACTCCCGTGGCGAAGCTCGCACCTGTGTTCGTCGGCAACGTGACCGTCACCAACGCCACGCTGCACAACGAAGACGAGGCGCGTCGAAAAGACGTGCGCGTGGGCGACACGGTGATCGTGCGGCGGGCGGGCGATGTGATTCCCGAAGTGGTGTCGGTCTTGCTGGACAAGCGGGTGGGTGAACCTGCACAGTTCACCATGCCACATGTGTGCCCGGTGTGTGGAAGCGCCGCCGTGCGCGAAGAGGATGAAGCCGATTACCGTTGCACCGGTGGTTTGTTTTGTGGTGCGCAGCGCAAGCAGGCCATTCTTCATTTCGCCCAGCGCCGCGCCGTGGAGGTCGAAGGGCTGGGCGACAAGCTGGTTGAGCAAATGGTTGACGCCGGTGTGGTCAAAACGCTGCCAGACCTCTACAAACTGGGCTTCACCGCCTTGGCGAGTCTGGAGCGGATGGCCGAAAAATCGGCGCAGAACATCGTCAATGCGCTGGAAAAGTCCAAGCAAACCACCCTGCCTCGTTTCCTTTTTGGTCTGGGTATCCGCCATGTCGGGGAAGCCACCGCCAAAGAGCTCGCACGCCATTTCGGCCAGCTTGACCGCATCATGGACGCGAGCGAAGAGCAGTTGGTGGAAGTCAACGATGTGGGCCCTATCGTGGCGCAAAGCCTGCGCACCTTCTTTGATCAACCCCACAACCGCGAAGTGGTCGAACAGTTGCGCGCTTGCGGCGTGCACTGGGAAGAGCTTGAGCCCGCCGCGCAGGGGCCTAAACCCCTGTCAGGCAAGACCTTCGTGCTGACGGGCTCGTTTCCCAAATTGAGCCGTGATCAGGCCAAAGAACTGCTCGAAGCCGCGGGTGCCAAGGTGGCCGGCTCGGTGAGCAAAAAAACAGACTATGTGGTGGCGGGCACCGACGCTGGCAGCAAGCTCACCAAGGCGCAGGATCTGGGTGTGACGGTGCTCGACGAAGCAGCGATGTTGGCCTTGCTGGAAGCGCCAGGACCTACTTGA
- a CDS encoding cell division protein ZipA C-terminal FtsZ-binding domain-containing protein, translating into MSTLQLSLAIFGGLVLAGVIVYNAWITRQSAPRTAKERMPSDAGTDATGFDHTHPRSEDPGSQVAERIEPVLGEAFGADDTAPTPLSENAPTSVPTISKAAPRSPQPSESTSTSPQVPGPPRVPSMVPVTLNNVIASPEKRPGLDALIDVITPLNLDNVVSGDAVMAALPSTRRVGSKPFAVEGLSDITGEWESPRAGQRYHTLQAGVQLANRAGALNDIEFSEFVGKAQAFADAVGAGTDFPDMRGEVARGRELDAFASGHDAQLGFTLRARRSAWSPGYVAQHAAQLGFVPGVLPGRMVLPGSVAGQAPILSLSFDAQAAMAEDPEQSALREINLSLEVTHVPRSEQPFVRMRQVAQTLAETMDGAITDDAGQPLSTDTMDRIGSDLESLYDALDSHDLSAGSPQARRLFS; encoded by the coding sequence ATGAGCACATTGCAACTCAGCCTGGCCATTTTCGGCGGACTCGTTCTGGCAGGCGTTATCGTCTACAACGCGTGGATCACCCGCCAAAGCGCGCCCCGCACGGCCAAAGAGCGGATGCCGTCGGATGCTGGCACCGACGCCACGGGGTTTGACCACACCCATCCGCGCAGCGAAGATCCGGGCTCTCAGGTAGCCGAACGCATTGAGCCCGTGCTGGGGGAGGCTTTTGGCGCGGACGACACGGCGCCAACACCTTTGTCCGAGAACGCACCGACATCGGTTCCAACCATCAGCAAGGCTGCGCCCAGGTCGCCTCAGCCATCGGAATCAACAAGCACTTCACCCCAGGTGCCAGGCCCACCGCGGGTCCCGAGCATGGTCCCCGTGACGCTCAACAATGTCATTGCTTCTCCCGAGAAGCGGCCAGGTCTGGATGCCCTGATCGATGTCATCACGCCGTTGAACCTGGACAACGTGGTGTCGGGCGATGCGGTGATGGCCGCCTTGCCCAGCACGCGCCGGGTGGGCAGCAAGCCTTTTGCCGTTGAGGGCTTGAGCGATATCACGGGAGAGTGGGAGTCGCCCAGGGCAGGCCAGCGCTACCACACGCTCCAGGCCGGGGTACAGCTGGCCAACCGCGCGGGCGCGCTCAACGACATCGAGTTTTCCGAGTTTGTGGGCAAGGCCCAGGCCTTTGCCGATGCCGTGGGTGCGGGCACCGATTTTCCAGACATGCGCGGCGAAGTCGCTCGAGGCAGGGAGCTCGATGCTTTCGCCAGCGGACACGATGCACAGCTGGGCTTCACCTTGCGCGCTCGCCGCTCGGCATGGAGCCCGGGTTATGTGGCCCAGCATGCGGCCCAGCTTGGATTTGTGCCGGGAGTATTGCCTGGGCGCATGGTTTTGCCTGGCAGCGTGGCCGGGCAGGCCCCCATCCTCAGTTTGAGCTTTGACGCGCAAGCCGCGATGGCCGAAGATCCGGAACAGAGCGCATTGCGCGAAATCAATTTGTCGCTGGAGGTCACCCATGTGCCCCGCAGCGAGCAGCCCTTTGTGCGCATGCGGCAGGTTGCACAAACCCTGGCCGAAACCATGGACGGGGCTATCACCGATGATGCGGGCCAGCCGCTGTCCACCGACACCATGGACCGGATCGGCTCTGATCTGGAGAGCCTGTACGACGCCCTCGACAGCCACGATCTCTCGGCTGGGTCGCCGCAGGCGCGACGTCTTTTTAGCTGA